The region ATCCTGGTAAAAAACAATCTGATCACCAAGGAGCAGCTTGCCAAGGCCCTTGAGGAACAGAAGCTCTCCGGGGGGCAGATGCGCCTCGGCACGGTCCTGATCAAGCAAAATGCCATCAGCGACCAGAATCTCACCTCGTTCCTCTCCAAGCAATACGGCGTTCCCGCCGTCAATCTCTCCGATTACGACATAGATCCGGCAGTCATCAAGGTCATTCCCCAGGAAGTCGTCCAGAAATACCAGCTCATCCCGGTCAACCGCGCCGGCGCAACGCTGATCGTCGCGGTCAGCGACCCGTCCAACCTGTTCGCCATCGAAGACATCAAGTTCATGACCGGCTACAATGTTGAGATGGTGGTCGCGTCCGAGGCGGACATCAAGGTCGCCATCGACAAGAATTACGACCAGTCCGCATCCCTGGCCGACGTCATGGGCGACATGGATTTTGAGGATGTGGAGGTCGTCGGCGACGTCGACGAGGTGGATGTCAACTCCCTGGAGCGGGCCACCGAGGATGCGCCGGTGGTCAAGATGGTCAACGCCATCCTCCAGGACGCCATCAGGAAAAAAGCCAGCGATATCCATATCGAGCCCTACGAAAAGATATTCCGCGTGCGCTATCGCATCGATGGAGTGCTCTACGAGGTGATGAAGCCGCCTCTCAAGCTGAAAAACGCCATCACCTCGCGCATCAAGATCATGTCGGAACTGGATATCGCCGAACGGCGACTGCCCCAGGACGGCCGCATCAAGATCAAACTGGGCGGCGGGAAGGACATGGACTTCCGCGTCTCGGTGCTGCCGACGCTGTTCGGCGAAAAGATCTGCATGCGGCTTTTGGACAAGAGCAACCTGCAAACGGACCTGACCAAGCTGGGCTACGAACCGGAGGCCCTGTCGCATTTTCTGCGCGAGATCCACAAGCCGTTCGGCATGGTGCTGGTCACCGGCCCCACCGGGAGCGGCAAGACGGTTTCCCTCTATTCGGCCCTGGCCGAGCTCAACAAGGTCTCCGAGAACATCTCCACCGCGGAGGACCCGGTCGAATTCAACTTTGCCGGGATCAACCAGGTGCAGATGCACGAGGATATCGGCCTCAATTTCGCCGCGGCGCTGCGCTCCTTCCTGCGGCAGGACCCGGACATCATCATGATCGGCGAGATCCGTGATTTCGAGACCGCTGAAATAGCCACCAAAGCGGCGTTGACCGGGCATCTCGTCCTTTCCACCCTGCATACCAACGATGCCCCGGCCACCATCAACCGCCTGCTCAACATGGGGATCGAGCCGTTCCTGGTGGCGTCGGCCGTCAACCTGATCACGGCCCAGCGTCTTGCCCGCCGGGTCTGCGGCGAATGCAAGGAGCCGGAAGACATCCCGGTCCAGGCCCTGATCGATGCCGGCGTCTCCCCCGACGAGGCCCCTTCCTTTGTCTGCATGCGCGGCAAGGGGTGCTCCGTCTGCAACAACACCGGCTATAAGGGGCGGGTCGGTTTTTATCAGGTCATGCCCATGCTGGACGAAATCCGCGAACTGATCCTCAACGGGGCCAACACCGCCGAGATCAAGCGGGAATCCATGCGTCTGGGCATCAAGACCATGCGTCAGTCAGGGCTTACCAAGCTCAAGGAAGGGGTCACTTCCTTTGAGGAGGTCCTGCGGGTAACAGTTGCCGATGACTAGAAAGGACGGGCTCAATGGTTAATCTGCACCAGCTGCTGAAGGTTCTTGTCGAAAGCAACGGTTCCGACCTGCACATCACCACCAATACCTCGCCCCAGATCAGGGTTGACGGCAAGCTGACGCCCCTGGATTTTCCTCCGCTGAACCAGATCGAGACCAAGCAGCTCTGTTACAGCGTCCTGACCGATGCCCAGAAACACAAGTTCGAAGAAGAGAACGAATTGGACCTTTCGTTCGGGGTCAAGGGGCTCTCCCGTTTCAGGGGCAATATATTCGTCCAGCGCGGGGCCGTGGCCGGGGTGTTCCGGGTGATCCCCTACCGCGTCCTGACGTTCGAGGAGCTTGGGCTGCCCCCCATCGTTTCCGAACTGGCCGCCAAGGCCCGCGGCCTGATCCTCGTGACCGGCCCGACCGGCAGCGGCAAATCCACGACCCTGGCCTCCATCATCGATTACATCAACATCAACCGCCGCGAGCACATCGTCACCATCGAGGATCCGATAGAGTACCTGCACCCCCACAAGGGGTGCCTCGTCAACCAACGGGAGGTGGGGGCCGACACCAAGGGATTCAAGAATGCCCTCAAATACGTGCTGCGCCAGGACCCGGACGTGGTCCTGGTCGGGGAAATGCGCGATCTCGAAACCATCGAGGCGGCGCTGACCCTCTCGGAAACCGGCCACCTCTGCCTGGCCACCCTGCATACCAATTCCTGCGTCCAGACCATCAACCGTATCGTCGATGTGTTCCCCCCGTATCAGCAGACCCAGATCCGGGCGCAGCTCTCCTTTGTGCTGGAGGGGGTCATATCCCAGGCGCTTATTCCGAGGATGAACTCGCGGGGACGTGCCCTATCCCTGGAGATCATGGTCCCCAATGCCGCCATTCGCAACCTGATCCGCGAGGACAAGGTCCATCAGATCTATTCCCAGATGCAGGTCGGGCAGGAAAAGTTCGGCATGCAGACCATGAACCAGTCGCTTTTGTCCCTGTACCAGAAACGGCTGATATCCCTGGAGGAGGCCCTCGGGCGCTCCCAGGACCCGGAAGAACTCAAGCAGATGATCAACAACCCCTCTGCCTCCCTGAACATGCAGAGACGGCCGCCTGTGCACTAAAAGCGAGGAGTATCGGACAATGCCAAAATTTTCATGGGAAGCACGTACCAGAACCGGTGGAGTGCAAAAGGGCGTCATCGAAGCTGCAAGTGCCAACATCGTCGAAGCCCAGTTGAAAAAATACGGTTTCACCAATATCAGCGTCAATGAACAGGCCAAGGCGTTTTCCGTCAAACTTCCCAAATTCGGTGGCGGCGGCAAGATCGAAACCAAGGACCTGGTCGTTTTCACCCGCCAGTTCGCCACCATGATCGATTCGGGCCTGCCGTTGGTCCAGTGCCTCGAGATCCTTGCCGGCCAACAGGAGAACAAGGCCTTCAAGGAGATACTCTACAAGGTGAAGGAAAGCGTGGAAAGCGGCTCGACGTTTGCCGACGCCCTGGGCAAGCACCCCAAAGCGTTTGATCAGCTCTACGTCAACCTGGTGGCTGCCGGCGAGGTGGGCGGTATCCTCGACACCATCCTGAACCGCCTGGCGGCCTACATCGAAAAGGCCATGAAGCTGAAGAAGCAGATCAAGGGGGCCATGGTCTACCCCATCACCATCATGTCCATCGCGGTTATTGTCGTCGGGGTCATCCTGATCTTCGTCATCCCGACCTTCGCCAAGATGTTCGCCGATTTCGGGGGCGAATTGCCGGCGCCGACCAAGTTCGTCATTGCCCTGAGCAATTTCCTGCTGAAGTACATCATTGTCATCATTGCCGTCATCTTCGGCATCATTACCGCCATCAAGAAATACTACGCCACGGCCGGCGGCCGGAAGAAGATCGACCGCATGGCGCTCAAGGCGCCGATTGCCGGCCCGCTGATCAGGAAGGTCTCCGTGGCGAAGTTTACCAGGACCCTGGGAACGATGGTCAGCTCCGGCGTGCCGATCATGGACGGCCTTGACATCGTGGCCAGGACCGCCGGCAACAAGATCGTCGAAGAGGCGATCTACGGCGTGCGCCAGGCCATCTCCGAGGGCAAGACCATGGCCGAGCCGCTGGCCTCCTGCGGCGTCTTTCCCCCCATGGTCGTCCAGATGATCGCCGTGGGCGAGGCCACCGGCGCCATGGACGCCATGCTCACCAAGATCGCCGATTTCTACGACGACGAGGTGGACGACGCCGTCTCGGCCATGACCGCCATGATGGAACCGCTGCTCATGGTGTTTCTGGGGACGACCGTCGGCGGCTTGGTCGTTGCCATGTACCTGCCGATCTTCAAATTGGCGGGGGCCGTCGGCGGCTAAGACATGGGGCTTGAACGGAAACTCAGGCTTTTCATCTATGCCAGGATCGTGGTTTCCTTCCTGTTCCTGGCATCGACCATCCTGCTGAACTACCAGGACCTCTCCTCGGCCGACGAACACCTTCAGAGCGGCCTGGTCCGCTTGATGGCCTTTTCGTTTCTGTTCTCCCTTGGCTGCCTGCTCTTTCTCCGGTTCCGGAGATACCACTCCTTTATCGCCTATCTCCAGGCAATCTGGGATTTGCTCTTCGTAACGGTCCTTCTGCTGTTTACCGACGGCATACTCAGTCCCTACTCGTTTCTCTACCTCCTCTCCATCATGAGCGCCGGCCTGTTGCTGGGCGGCCGGCAGGCGTTCTACGCCGCATCCCTGTGCAGCATCCTGTACGGCTCCATCGTCGATATGCAGTACTTCGGCCTGCTGGCATCGATCGGGCTCAGCCGGTCCGATGCCCAGCAGCTCGGCGCATCGCACATTTTCTACACGATCTTTTTCAACCTCATGGGCTTTTACCTGACCGCCCTCATCACCGGTTTTCTCTCGGCCCGCGCCAGGGAGAGCGAGGAAGCCCTTCGGGAAAAAACCGTCAACTACGATGAGCTGGAACGTCTGAGCATGAGCATCGTGTCGAACCTGGAAAGCGGCCTGCTTACCATCACGCCGGCCGGCAGGATCAGGGTTTTCAACCATTACGCCGAGATGATCACCGGCTTGACGCAGGCCGCTGCCTATAATACCCGTCTTGTGGACATCTTTCCGGCGCTTGCGGATGTTGCCGGAACCATGGATGCCCGGCTGGACGGGGAGTTCGAATATGAACTGCCGAGCGGCGAAACGATGACCCTCGGCTACAACGCCGTGTCGTTCAGCGACAGCCAGGGGGGAGCGGCGGGGGCAATTGTCAACTTCAAGGACCTCACGTCGATGAAGCGGATGGAAGCGGCTCTGAAAAGGGCGGACCGGCTGGCGGCCCTTGGCGAGATATCCGCCCGCATGGCCCACGAGATCCGGAACCCCTTGGCGGCCATGAGCGGTTCGGTCCAGATGCTGGCCGAGCACGGCTCCGTAGCGGAAAACGATCAGCGTCTGCTGAAGATCGTGCTGCGGGAGGCGGGAAGGCTCAACGGCCTGATTACCGATTTCCTGGCCTATGCCCGTCCTTCCTCTCCCTGCAAGGAGAGGTTCGAGTTGCGGCCGCTGGTGGAAGATCTGATCATGCTCCTCTCTTCGGACAGCCACTTCGGCAGGGTATCCTTCCGCAATCTCGTTGCCGCGCATATCCTGATCCAGGCCGATGTCAATCAACTGCGCCAGGTGCTGCTGAACCTGTTTCGCAATTCTGCGGATGCCATGCCGGAGGGGGGCATCGTGGAGATCGAATCCCGTTTCCAACTCAGCGGTGCCGATGGATTCAATAAATCCCCGGCAGCGATCATTACGGTGACCGACAACGGTTGCGGCATCGACAGCGGCACGGCGGCCCACCTGTTCGAACCCTTCTGGACCACCAAGGCGGACGGCTCGGGCCTGGGGCTGGCGGTCACCTACCGTATCGTCGAGACGCACGGCGGGACCATCACCGTCGAGTCGCCTCCCGAAGGGGGCTGCTGCTTCACCATCATGCTCCCCGTGTAACGAAGGGGCCGATTGCGATGATCGTTCCGCTTTCCTATAGCTTTCGCAATCTTCTCACCCGCCGTCTGACCACCTTTTTGACCGCAACGGGGATGGCGCTCGTGGTGTTTGTCTTTGCCTCGATCCTGATGCTGTCGGCGGGGTTGGAGAAAACGCTGGTCGAAACCGGCTCCGACGATAACGTCATCGTCACCCGCAAGGCGGCCAATTCGGAGGTGCAGAGCGGTGTGGACCGGTCCCAGGCCGCCATCGTGGAGAGCCTGCCGGACATTGCCACCGGAAGCGACGGGAGTCTGCTGGCGGCCAAGGAACTGGTCGTGCTGATCAGCCTCTCCAAGCGGGGCAGCGACAAGCCGGCCAATGTGGTCATCAGGGGGATCGATCCGGCCTCCCTCAAGCTCAGACCCCAGGTGCGGCTGGTGGAGGGGCGCATGCCGCGTCCCGGCTCAGCGGAAATCATGGCGGGGGGCAGTATTGCCCAGCGCTTCAAAGGTGGCGGGATCGGCGAATCCCTCCGCTTTGCCATGCGCGACTGGACGGTGGTCGGCATCTTCGATGCCGGTGCGACAGGTTTCAATTCCGAGATATGGGGCGATGCCATTCAACTGATGCAGGCCTTCCGGCGGCCGGTGTACTCCTCGGTCACCTTCCGGCTGCGCGACAGCGGCGACTTCCCCGCGGTCAAGGCAAAGCTGGATGCCGACCCGCGCCTGACGCTGGATGTGCGTCGCGAAACCCGCTACTACCGCGACCAGTCCGAGGCCATGGCCAAATTTTTACGCATACTCGGCATGTCGTTGACAGTGATCTTCTCCCTGGGGGCCATCATCGGCGCCATGATCACCATGTATGCCGCCGTTGCCAACCGGGTCGGGGAGATCGGCACCCTGCGGGCACTCGGTTTCCAGCGCAGCAGCATCATGCTGGCTTTTTTGACGGAATCCCTGCTGCTCGGCCTGATCGGCGGTGCCGCGGGGCTTTTCATGGCGTCGTTCATGCAGCTTGTCACCATCTCTACCATGAACTGGCAGACTTTTTCCGAGCTTGCCTTTTCATTTACCCTCACCAGCGAAATTATGTACCAGTCGCTTTCCTTTTCCCTGTTCATGGGGTTCGTGGGAGGCGTCATCCCCGCCGTGCGGGCCAGCCGTCTGAATATCGTCGATGCCCTGCGGGAAAGTTGAAATGGAGAAATATGGATGAACGGCTTGCCCCATAAAAAACACATCGTATTGGCGGCCCTGGCCGCGGCATCGCTGGCCCTGTACCTGATCGACTATTACGTTCTCGGCAACAGCCGCGATATTGCATCGAGTTTTCTTGGAAATCTTGCTTTTTTGCCAGTTTACGTCATATTCATTACATTGATTGTCGAACAAATTGTGCGGGAGCGGGAACGCCAGGCGGTCATGCGCAAGCTCAATATGGTGATCGGTGTTTTTTTCAGCGAGGTCGGCAACCGTCTGCTCAAGGAATTATCCACCTGTGTGGAGGCCTGTGGAGAATTGAAGGGCCGTCTCATGGTCGATGGGGGCTGGAAGGATGATGAATTCGCGAAGGCGCTGGACTACCTGCGCCGGACCGATATCAAGGTCAATTGCGATGCCGAGGGGAAGGGCCGGCTGAAGGGGTTCCTGATCGAAAAGCGCGGATTTCTGGTCGGACTCCTGGAAAATCAGAACCTGCTGGAGCATGAGCAGTTTACCGACCTTCTGTGGGCCGTGTTCCATCTGGTGGAGGAGTTGGAGGCGCGGCCATCCTTCGATGCCATGTCCCCGAGCGACAGCGAGCATATCAACGTGGATATCAAGCGCGCCTTCGGGCACCTGGCCCGGGAATGGACGCTGTACATGCGGCACCTCAAGGTTGACTACCCCTACCTGTTTTCCCTGGCCGTCCGTCTCAACCCGCTGCTCGATACCCCCGATCCCCGGGTCCACTGATGGACTGGCACCTGCAGGACATAGGAGCGGTTCTGGCAGAGCAGGAAGTCGATGCCGCCTGCGGCCTCACAGCCGACGAAGCCGCCCGCCGCCTGTCCCGTTTCGGCGGCAACGAATTGCAGGAGCGGGGCGGTACGTCGCCCTGGCTCATTCTGTGGGAGCAATTCACCTCCACCATGGCGCTGATCCTGACCGGGGCAGCGCTCCTCTCCGCCTTTGTCGGCTCTTTCAAGGATAGTCTGACCATCCTGGCCATCGTCTGCCTCTTCGCCGTCCTGGGATTTGTCCAGGAATACCGCGCGGAACGGGCCATGCGGGCGCTCAAGCGGCTGGCCGTGCCGGTGGTGCGGGTGCGGCGCGACGGCGTAGCGGTCGAAATCCCGGCGGTCGATCTGGTGGCGGGTGACATCGTCCTCGTGGAGGCCGGCAATCTGGTGCCGGCCGATTGCCGGCTGGTGGAAATCCATAACCTGCGGGTGCAGGAGGCGGTCCTGACCGGGGAGGCCGAAGAGGTCGAAAAGTGTGCCGAGAGCCTGGAGACGACCGGCGACCCCCTGCCGACCGGTGAGCGCCGGAACATGATCTTCATGGGCACCACGGTCGCCTATGGCCGTGGGGTTGCCGTTGCCGTCGCCACCGGCATGCACACGGAACTGGGCCGCATCGCCGGCATGTTGCAGAATGTGGCCCAGGAGTGGACGCCGTTGCAAAGGCGTCTCGACCGTTTGGGGAAGGTCCTGGCCCTGGCCGCCGTGGCGGTTTCACTGCTGTTTCTGGCCATCGGCCTTTTGCGCGGCGAGGAACTACGCCTCATGCTGATGACCGCCGTCAGTTTGGCGGTGGCCGCCATCCCGGAGGGGCTGCCGGCGGTAGTCACCATCACCCTGGCCATCGGCTCCCAGCGCATGCTGAAACGTCAGGCCCTGATCCGCAAGCTGCCCGCCGTGGAAACCCTCGGTTCGGTGACGGTGATCTGCTCCGACAAGACCGGTACCCTGACCCAGAACCGCATGGCGGTCATGGAGGTCGTCACCGGCACCGAGATCCGGCAACAAACCTCCGGGGCGGGGCAGGGAGGGGGAACGGGGGCCGACCGCCGGGGAATCCTGGCCTGCGTAGCGCTCTGCAACGAGGCGGTGCTGACGGAAAAAGAGGGGCAGGGGGTGGGGGACCCAACCGAGACGGCGCTTCTTGCGGCCGCGGCCCAGGAGGGGCTGTTGCGCCATGAACTTGAGGCCATCCTGCCGCGCGTGGCCGAAATCCCCTTCGATTCCACGGTCAAGCGCATGGTCACCTTCCACGCCGTTGCGGATGCCGCCTTGGCCGCGTCGCTCGGCATTCCCGTCCACATTCATCCCGGCGCATGTCTCGTGATCGGCAAGGGGGCGCTGGACGCGGTGCTAGATCTGTGCGACCGGATCGGCGACCGGCAGCTTGCGGCAGCGGAGCGCCAGGCTGCCCTGGCGGCTATGGACCGCCTGGCCGGCCAGGGGAGGCGCGTCCTGGCCGTTGCCTGCGGCATGGGCGA is a window of Geobacter sp. FeAm09 DNA encoding:
- the pilB gene encoding type IV-A pilus assembly ATPase PilB codes for the protein MQSSRLGEILVKNNLITKEQLAKALEEQKLSGGQMRLGTVLIKQNAISDQNLTSFLSKQYGVPAVNLSDYDIDPAVIKVIPQEVVQKYQLIPVNRAGATLIVAVSDPSNLFAIEDIKFMTGYNVEMVVASEADIKVAIDKNYDQSASLADVMGDMDFEDVEVVGDVDEVDVNSLERATEDAPVVKMVNAILQDAIRKKASDIHIEPYEKIFRVRYRIDGVLYEVMKPPLKLKNAITSRIKIMSELDIAERRLPQDGRIKIKLGGGKDMDFRVSVLPTLFGEKICMRLLDKSNLQTDLTKLGYEPEALSHFLREIHKPFGMVLVTGPTGSGKTVSLYSALAELNKVSENISTAEDPVEFNFAGINQVQMHEDIGLNFAAALRSFLRQDPDIIMIGEIRDFETAEIATKAALTGHLVLSTLHTNDAPATINRLLNMGIEPFLVASAVNLITAQRLARRVCGECKEPEDIPVQALIDAGVSPDEAPSFVCMRGKGCSVCNNTGYKGRVGFYQVMPMLDEIRELILNGANTAEIKRESMRLGIKTMRQSGLTKLKEGVTSFEEVLRVTVADD
- a CDS encoding type IV pilus twitching motility protein PilT, with translation MVNLHQLLKVLVESNGSDLHITTNTSPQIRVDGKLTPLDFPPLNQIETKQLCYSVLTDAQKHKFEEENELDLSFGVKGLSRFRGNIFVQRGAVAGVFRVIPYRVLTFEELGLPPIVSELAAKARGLILVTGPTGSGKSTTLASIIDYININRREHIVTIEDPIEYLHPHKGCLVNQREVGADTKGFKNALKYVLRQDPDVVLVGEMRDLETIEAALTLSETGHLCLATLHTNSCVQTINRIVDVFPPYQQTQIRAQLSFVLEGVISQALIPRMNSRGRALSLEIMVPNAAIRNLIREDKVHQIYSQMQVGQEKFGMQTMNQSLLSLYQKRLISLEEALGRSQDPEELKQMINNPSASLNMQRRPPVH
- a CDS encoding type II secretion system F family protein, which gives rise to MPKFSWEARTRTGGVQKGVIEAASANIVEAQLKKYGFTNISVNEQAKAFSVKLPKFGGGGKIETKDLVVFTRQFATMIDSGLPLVQCLEILAGQQENKAFKEILYKVKESVESGSTFADALGKHPKAFDQLYVNLVAAGEVGGILDTILNRLAAYIEKAMKLKKQIKGAMVYPITIMSIAVIVVGVILIFVIPTFAKMFADFGGELPAPTKFVIALSNFLLKYIIVIIAVIFGIITAIKKYYATAGGRKKIDRMALKAPIAGPLIRKVSVAKFTRTLGTMVSSGVPIMDGLDIVARTAGNKIVEEAIYGVRQAISEGKTMAEPLASCGVFPPMVVQMIAVGEATGAMDAMLTKIADFYDDEVDDAVSAMTAMMEPLLMVFLGTTVGGLVVAMYLPIFKLAGAVGG
- a CDS encoding nitrogen regulation protein NR(II) translates to MGLERKLRLFIYARIVVSFLFLASTILLNYQDLSSADEHLQSGLVRLMAFSFLFSLGCLLFLRFRRYHSFIAYLQAIWDLLFVTVLLLFTDGILSPYSFLYLLSIMSAGLLLGGRQAFYAASLCSILYGSIVDMQYFGLLASIGLSRSDAQQLGASHIFYTIFFNLMGFYLTALITGFLSARARESEEALREKTVNYDELERLSMSIVSNLESGLLTITPAGRIRVFNHYAEMITGLTQAAAYNTRLVDIFPALADVAGTMDARLDGEFEYELPSGETMTLGYNAVSFSDSQGGAAGAIVNFKDLTSMKRMEAALKRADRLAALGEISARMAHEIRNPLAAMSGSVQMLAEHGSVAENDQRLLKIVLREAGRLNGLITDFLAYARPSSPCKERFELRPLVEDLIMLLSSDSHFGRVSFRNLVAAHILIQADVNQLRQVLLNLFRNSADAMPEGGIVEIESRFQLSGADGFNKSPAAIITVTDNGCGIDSGTAAHLFEPFWTTKADGSGLGLAVTYRIVETHGGTITVESPPEGGCCFTIMLPV
- a CDS encoding ABC transporter permease: MIVPLSYSFRNLLTRRLTTFLTATGMALVVFVFASILMLSAGLEKTLVETGSDDNVIVTRKAANSEVQSGVDRSQAAIVESLPDIATGSDGSLLAAKELVVLISLSKRGSDKPANVVIRGIDPASLKLRPQVRLVEGRMPRPGSAEIMAGGSIAQRFKGGGIGESLRFAMRDWTVVGIFDAGATGFNSEIWGDAIQLMQAFRRPVYSSVTFRLRDSGDFPAVKAKLDADPRLTLDVRRETRYYRDQSEAMAKFLRILGMSLTVIFSLGAIIGAMITMYAAVANRVGEIGTLRALGFQRSSIMLAFLTESLLLGLIGGAAGLFMASFMQLVTISTMNWQTFSELAFSFTLTSEIMYQSLSFSLFMGFVGGVIPAVRASRLNIVDALRES
- a CDS encoding cation-translocating P-type ATPase, which codes for MDWHLQDIGAVLAEQEVDAACGLTADEAARRLSRFGGNELQERGGTSPWLILWEQFTSTMALILTGAALLSAFVGSFKDSLTILAIVCLFAVLGFVQEYRAERAMRALKRLAVPVVRVRRDGVAVEIPAVDLVAGDIVLVEAGNLVPADCRLVEIHNLRVQEAVLTGEAEEVEKCAESLETTGDPLPTGERRNMIFMGTTVAYGRGVAVAVATGMHTELGRIAGMLQNVAQEWTPLQRRLDRLGKVLALAAVAVSLLFLAIGLLRGEELRLMLMTAVSLAVAAIPEGLPAVVTITLAIGSQRMLKRQALIRKLPAVETLGSVTVICSDKTGTLTQNRMAVMEVVTGTEIRQQTSGAGQGGGTGADRRGILACVALCNEAVLTEKEGQGVGDPTETALLAAAAQEGLLRHELEAILPRVAEIPFDSTVKRMVTFHAVADAALAASLGIPVHIHPGACLVIGKGALDAVLDLCDRIGDRQLAAAERQAALAAMDRLAGQGRRVLAVACGMGDRDTHAVRTFSLIGLVAMMDPVRPEARDAVELCRQAGIRPVMITGDHPLTARSIAESLGMGEGGRVMTGAELERIGTAGLAASCSEVSVYARVSPEHKLMIVDALQQQGQVVAMTGDGVNDAPALKKADIGVSMGITGTDVAREAADMVLLDDNFATIVSAVREGRTIYDNIRKFIEFSVAGNLGKILAVLTLPFLGLPSPLTPLQLLWLNLLTDGLLGLGMGVERSEPDVMARPPISPTSQIFDRRMVRHTLLTGGIIGTSTMLLAHHHWRFHPENWQTVLFTSLAFAQIGQAMALRSFRHSFFRMGLFGNPLLLAMVGAVILLQGMVVYLPALQSFFKTAPLGAEALAWVFVPGMTLFAALEIEKVVVRRMA